TGCCACACTGAAGGGCATGTACTCGGGCTCAGGTCCACACTGAAGGGCATGCACTCGGGCTTAGGTCCACCCTGAAGGTGTGCGCTCCGGCTCAGGTCCACCCTGAAGGACATGCACTCCCGCTCAGGTCCACACTGAAGGGTGTGTTCCGGCTCAGGTCCACACTGAAGGGTGCGCTCCGGCTCAGGTTCTGCTCTCACACCATCCTGACTGAGCAGGTCCTTGCGCGTGTTTCTTACCTCACCTGCTCTGAGAGACTCTAGAGCTCACTTCACTCTCCTCCTACAGAGCAAGAAAGATGCTGGAGATCAAATCACAGATTCCTGCCCCGCCGCGACTGAGCAGAgcctctttgtttttattctggCTCTTCTAAACCTTAGGCTGGGCCAGGTGAGGGAAGCTTTGAGTCCCACAGAAACTGTCCACCATGAGTACCCGGAAGTTCAGAGGCTGAGCGTAGAGGGTGCCTAGCCTCAGTAGCACCTGTCATGGAGAATGGACACAGACCTAGAAATTGAGTTTATCGATGATTATAATAAATTCTTCTTCTCCCTAGCTCTTCCACCTGTTGCCTAAACCAGGTGTGGTAACTCAGTGCAATCCCAGCACCGAGGAGGCTGAGGACAGTGATCTGGGGCTCACAGATGGCTCTAAGTTCAGTGAGatactctgcctcaaaaaataaggtagagtttgaagaagacagacaacatcaacctctggcacCCCCCTCTccgaatacatgcacacacatatgcatacatacacatgcacacatacacacacacaggagatttCAGGAAAACTCAGAGACTGAGTCTCCACCCATCTGGAACACATTTTAAACATTCTCCACAATCCTAGAAAAGGATAAAATTGAGAATGCTTGAGAATGTCTAGGAACCGTAATCATCATTTACTCGTAGGACGTAAGTCGTGAACAAAGCCATCGGAGTCTCTGCACATGCCGTGAAGATAAGTCAGATAACTCGCCATCTGCAGCCTTGTACCTCACACCGGCACACAAGATGCCTTGTGATAAAAAGCATCCTTCTGCCCTAACCACCATCCGGCTGTGTGTGAGGCCACTGAACTAACTTAAAGCTGGGGCAGGCCTTAGAGATGCAATGTGGCTGCTTTGAAGTTTCTGTGCAGTCCCAGGGAAGGTTTGTGTGCAAAATCCATGCACAGAAAATCAGCTGTGCACTGTGACAGAGAGCTGGGGTGGCCACACTCCTGACACACTCACAGACAATGAGGCCAAATCCCCTTAAGTCTCGAAGCTTCTTCCTTTGATACAATCAGTAATTGTAAGAGCTTGAGACCAATCCCCTGCCAGTTCCCAAATATAATTATTAGTGCATATCAATTGCACAAAATAATAGGCTCCCTAAGTCTTGCTCCTGTACCTTGGTAaccctcttttctcctttttgactctttacattttatcttactttatatttttatttttattttatgttttgttgaaACAAGACATCACTAAgcaaccctggctatcctggaactcgctctgtagactaggctggcctccaactcagagatcctcctgcctctgcctcacctctacctcctgcctcctgcctcacctctgcctcctgccttctgcctcctgcctcctgcctctctgcctctctgcctctctctctgcctctcctgcctctctgcctctctctctgcctctctctctgtctctctctctgcctctctctctgcctctctgcctctctgcctcttctgcctctctgcctctctctctgcctcttctgcctctctgcctctctctctctgcctctcctgcctctctgcctctcctgcctctctgcctctctcactgcctctctctctgtctctctctctgtctctctctctgtctctctctctgtctctctctctgcctctctgcctctctgcctctctgcctctctgcctctgcctcccaagtgtgtgccaccatttttggcccttttttattttaaagtgtctGTATACGACAGGAAGTGCACACTACATGTAGTTCTGTGTCTGGCTTAGTTTTTAGACTATAATCCACCCCCATCCATTCAATTGCTCCAAATGAGAATGCTGTTCTATCTGGCTGTGTGCTAGTCCTATCGTGACTTGGGCAATACTTAGAAACAAAGCAGGAGCATTGTTTTTAGCCAAAATCCAATAAAGGTTCTATGCAGTTAGTGACCCCAAACTGAatgctgagagagaaaaaaaaatcactgaaacaATTGGTGAAGTTAGAATATGTACTTCCTTCATAATAGCATTTATTGTGCTGGCGTTAAGTTTAAAAAACTATTGTATTTCCTGTACATGCATAGgtagtttgcctgcatgtgtctgagtggtcagaaaagggcacatgattcccaggagctggaattacagccaGTTATGGACACCATGAGGTGTAGTGAGGGGAACACAACTCCttaagaaaagcagccagtgccccTAACAGCCTTGCCGCTTTGCCAGCTCTCAGTGATACATTTCTTGGTGCTGATAATGGTACCACTTTTTCAGAAGAGAAATGACACCTTACTTTTTACAGAATTCATTCATTTAGGGAGAAAGGAACACAGAGGAATCTGTTATTTTTCTTAACTGATTCAGAAAAATCTACCATAGAACATAGAGAGAATGATGAAGGTAGGTCGTAAGAATGTTAATACTCAGTCCATCTGGAAGAAGAGATCACAGCTTTCTGTATGCACTGTCCAGCATCCCTTTCTATACCATTTTAGAAGCATAAGAAAGACGTTTGCCTGCAGGAGTTGGAGGGTATCTAGGTAAGAGATAAGGGTTGCCTCAGTGGGTAGGGTCTAAATCGTAACTCTTAACAAGTACTTGGTTCTAGATCTCTTTAGAGGAGATGGCTCGTCTTTTAAACAATCCCTTTATGTGGAGATTATCATACCTCCCCATGGCTCCTGCCCATTTCACTCTGGAATGTGTCCCAGCACACCCATGCTTGGTACAGACAGAACCATAGTACATGGGACATCTTACCCCGAttttgcttgcttctttgtttAGATAGAGTCTAACAACATAGCCTAGGCTGAGATGTACTATGTAGCTCATGATGCTTCCCCCTAAACTTGAAAGCATTCTGCCATAGCTTCCCAAGTGCAAGGATTATAagcgtgtgtcaccatgcctggttttaattagatatttttttacaataagtatttttttctggACATTGAAATGGCCTTCTCTCTTTTATTCATTACTCCTCCTTAGACTTTCGTGATGTGAAAGGGTCTTGATTGTTCAACTCCTTAAAGGCTAACTATatgatttaatgtatttttattctttctaattACAAGTGTTTGAAATGTTGGAGGGGGGGAAAGAGTGGTTGTGTGCTGGTTCATTTGGTAGTCAACTTGATGCCGGGAATCACCTGGACAGAGTCCAGGGGCTGTCCAGACTGTGTagacctgtgggcatgtctatggggAACTACCTTGATTGCCTTAGTTGATATGGAAAGAcactgtccactgtgggtggcaccattccttgcACTTAGAGTCCCTGACTGAATAACAgagaagaaagctagctgagcacaaGCCAGCACCATACATGTACCAGTTTTCCTTGCTCTTGACTGTGATGTGACTAGTTGTTTTAAGCTCTTGCCACCGTGACTTCCCAGAAGTGATAGACTATGGCTGGAATTGTGAGCCAAGCAAACCTTTTGGTCTTTGAAGTGGTCTGAATGATAAAGGCCCCTCTAGGTGCATATGTTCGAATGCTTGCTTCTCAACTGGGACAGATTAGAAGGCATGGcttctttgttagggttttactgctgtgaacagacaccatgaccaaggcaactctttttttttttaatttgtttgtttgttgttttttgtttttctttttttgagacagggtttctctgtgtagctctggctgtcctggaaatcactctgtagaccaggctggcctcaaactcagaaatccacctgtctctgacccccaagtgctgggattaaaggcatgcaccatacaatatgtatttatttatttttatgtatatgagtgcactctagctatacagatggttgtgagccatcatgtggttgctgggaattgaacttaggacctttgtaagagcagtcagtgttcttacctgctgagccatctctccaaacccccaaggcaactcttataaggacaacatttaattggagctggcttacaggttcagaggttcagtccattatcatcaaggcgggaacatggcagcatccagataggaggagctgagagttcttcatcttcatctgaaggctgctagtggaagacagacttccaggcagctagaactagggtcttaaagcccacatccacggtggcacacctactccaacagggccatactgtctaatagtgccatttcctgggccaagcatatacatacCATCACAATTGCCTTTCTGGAGGAGGTGTTGAAAGAGACCAGTGggttctgaggtttcaaaagttcatggcaggcccagtctctctctctctctctctctccctctctctctctctctctctctctctcctctcagccaTTTTCTCTAGCACATGCCCGCCTTGTTCCTATCAGCATGATAATGGTCTAACCTAAccttctgaagctgtaagcaactCTCTAATTGCCttccttatgagagttgctgtggtcctggtgtctcttcacagcaacagaacagtaattATGACAGTCTCCTTGGATGCCTTTTGTCAGTGTGTtatatcacagtgacagaaataaAACAGTGTTAGGAAATGAATCTTGGGAATAAGTGAGTGTCAAAACCTCCCTACCTAAGTTTCTATTTAGTTTCCACGAAATAGGGGCACCAGGTACCCCAGGAAAGTCCACTGTGCTCCGCCTCAAGGGCGAGAGATGTAATCAGCTTTCCTTGGATACAATGCGCTATAAATctcttggggaaaaaaagcacCTAAAATATCAGTATCCTGCCATTAACCATTGGTTTTCACACTCAACCTTGTTGTCTTGTGGTTGTATCTTCAATGATATGTGGCAATATCCCTATAAACAGCACTTTCCCTGGGCTGATCTGTCAGACCTTCTGTAACTTATGTGGGAAATTAAACTGATTAGATGGCAAAGACTTTTCTGATAGGTTCGTTCTACTATTGATAATACAAGAGCTTttagttaaattttatttatttatctctgtaTGAGCTTTTGTTAAATACAGGTTTCCATGTGCAAACTCTTGTAAGCAAATGCTAGGAGATTTGTAGTTGGAAGTGAGAGTGTTACTGTAAATAACAAACAGAGGTCTACTCCAAAGAAAAGCAGTGTTGATTTGAAAAGAGTGCAATGTTACAACGTGCAGCGAGATTCACAGTAACCACCAGTTTATACAATGAGCATGGAGCATGGCAAATCCAGAAACACAAAAATGAAGGTTGAGTAAGATACTGAGAAACAGTATCCCTGGCCTCGAGGATTAATCCAAATGTTGCCAGTCTGAGGCTGAGGCCATAGTGGAGGGAAAGCTGTCCCAGAGATGTTTTCTTTGTAAGGTTGTGGGGGCATTGTGTGGGGTGTGGTTTGGACAGTGGTTTGTTagcaaggtttattttatttaaggcTACAGAGACAAGGCGGGGATTAAGAAggctgttgctcttgcagaggccccaaggttaattcccagcactcacatggtggctcataactccagcttcagggcatCCTATGCCCTCtactggcttctgtgggcactgcatacatgtgacATTTACTCTCGTACACAAAtgtagagataaaaataaaactgcatcCCTTATTAAAAGAGTTTATTTGCGTGTGATGCGCACCCATGCGCGCGTGTTTGCTTATCTGAGTGGTCCTGTAGAGGTCAGTAGAGGCAGGATGCatcagtctctgcctcctcctgaaaCAGAGGCTCTCACAGAACTCATGATTTCTGTGATCGGCTGGACTCTAGCAAACCTAGAACCCTGTCATCTTTGCTCTTCTtagagctggggttacaagctTTTGCAGGAACGTCGGCTTgttacacaggtgctgggaaccaaattctggtcctcATGATTTATAAGGGAgtactcttcactgctgagccgtTCTTTCTATCTGTGGCAGAAGTTCTGTGTCAGTGCCTTTGGGAGTATGTGAGAACCCTTCCAATGCAACCTCatggttcatttgtttgttcCTCCTTTcttggttcattcattcattaattcttttttttccccccatcctTCTTCCTCAGGTGGTTCTAACATGCCTTGCTTTCAAAGatttaaagattttaaagatttatttcgtGTGAACAGGTCTTTTGCctgagtgtctgtctgtgcaccacatgcgtgCTGGGTACtggagaaggccagaagagggcatagcaTCTCCTAAACTGGATTTAAAGCCAGTTGTGTGTTGCCAGCCACGTGGGGGCTGGGAATGAACCCAGGTGCTTTGGAAGCAGAGCAGCCGGTGACACTCTTACTTGTGGAGCCACTCTCCGGCTCCTTTATGTCACATTTGGGTCACACAAGCCACTCCATCTCAGTTCTGAGAATTTTCATAACAGATAATCCTAAAAGAGTTTTTTCTAATGTCATCTGTCTTTTAGTTTTAATGCAGGTTAATAAGAGGGGCCCCCTGAGCTGTGCTTCAGGAAGCTTCAGTGTAGGCTCTGGCCTTACCACCaaatagctgtgtgtgtgtgtgtgtgtatgtgtgtgtgtgtgtgtgtgtgtgtgtgtatgagagcgtgtgtgtgtgtactcgagtgtgtgtgtgtgtgtgtgtgagagagagagagagagagagagagagagtgtgtgactgtgtgtgtgtatgtgtgtgactgtgtgattgtgtgtgtgtgcacgcccttgcccctgtgtttctgtatgtgtgtacttTGCCTGCCCAGTCTCTCCCCATTGTGCTGTGATACTGGAGTGATTCATTTCACGTCCATGGAACTAAACATTCAGAACGAAAGAGGTTGAGtgtgagagaaagacagactggcaggctgtcttagttagggttttattgctgtgaacagacaccatgaccaaggcaactcttataaggacaacacttagtaggggctggcttactgggtcagaggttcagtccattatcatcatggtgggaagcatggcagcatccaggcaggcatggtgcatgagctgagatttctacatcttcatctgaaggctgctagtggaagactcacttccaggcagctaggatgagggccttaaagcccacactcacagtgaatgacacacctactccaacaaggccacacctctcaatagtaccactccctgggccaagcatataaaaaccatcacaaaGTCATGGATAGATCCCAAGACAGTAattccagtattcaggaggcagagtcaggcagacctCTAAGTgctaggccagcctagtctacatagggaAGTCCAGGCTAGCTTAATCTACACAGAGGGGACTAACACACAGGGAGAGGACAGATTTGTGAGTGGCCCTGCTGGGCAGGGGTGGCAGCCAGTTGTCTCTGACCTGGCACATCACCGATGGAGTTGGATTCATACTTTCCATTACCCCGACGAGCATCAGCAGCACCTGAGAGTCCGCTGTTCACAGTCAGCTCGGCACTGACATTTTCTTATCGCTATTCTGTCTTAAAGGCCGGGGCTTGCCCCAAGCTCTGTTAAAACCTCTTGGTGAGGAGAATCATAGGCATGATCTGAGGTGTCAGAGATGCTTCTAAATGATAAACTCACTCGTTGTCAGAAGACAGATTCACGGGTCACAGAGCAGAAGCTGAGAGGAacatgctgtcacctgaatagtGAGTGTCCAAGTGCCGAGGCCAGAGAGGGGAACACATGCCTGCAGCTCTAGTTCCCAGGGAGGCAGAGTTATGTggctccctggggctcactggtaaCCAACCTAGCCCATTTCAGGAGACCCAAACTAGAGAGAGACCACATCAAAACAACAGAAGCAAATGGTAAGAGACACTAAGAGCAAACGTTCTGCTGAGCAGcagtggtgtacgcctttaatcccagtattccagAGGCCTAGGCAGGTGGCtctcggagttcaaggccagcctgctctacagaatgagttctaagacagccactgttctgcagagaaaccctgttttgaacaacaaaacaaacaaacaagcaaacaaacaaacaggaactaAGAGTAGATGGACAGATTCCCTCCCATACCACCATCCAGAGGAAAGGTGATGCCCCCTGCTTATCTCTGCCCCAGATCTGAGGtgaaaagacaggaagaaggtACTGAGAGTCAAGGAGCCCTGGTTGCATAGCACGCTGTTCCATTGCTCTGGAGACAGGGTGGGTCTGTCCCAAACAGCAGAGGGGTTGGGGCTGTAAGTCAGAGGTAGCTCTTACTGTTCCAACCTTTGGATTGGCTGAGGCATGGCATATAGCTGAAGTGCTCAGGAGGAGGAGTCAGCACAGCAAGCAGACATGTGGCAGAGGAGTGGGCAGCTCTGAAACCTCAGAAGAAAGGCTCGCTCAGATAATTGGTAAGAATCATCCTTGGGGTTAGGGCTCAGAGGCAGTGCGGGCACCGTTTTCATCTCCTTACAGAGAGATCAGGAGAAGGCTGATATTTCGGGATCATAAGAGTTTTGAGTGTCTCCAAAGCCTGAGCCCACAAGCGCGTGTGTCTCTTGGTGGCTGATAGGAGCATGTCCCTTGTTCTCCAGGACACAGAAAGGGCTGAAAGCTCTCACAGGAGTAAAAAAATTAGACAAGACAGCATTTTCTGGCGATCATCCTTTCTCCACAGAAAACTTCCATTCAATCCCACCTCCTTGTATGTCTGTCAATGGAGTCTTAGACTCTGcattgtgtggggtgtggggaacGGGACCTAGGACCTGGCTCGGGTCCTAAGCATGTGCTGTGCCCCCAGGCCCTGTAATGTTTTAtttcgtggtgtgtgtgtgtgtgtgtgtgtgtgtgtgtgtgtgagaatatgtGAGTGTGCGCATGTACAggaggtcagaggccagccttggtGCTATGTTTCAGGCGCTCTCCCCTCGCTTTGTGCTCACCaagcaggccaggctggccagggccacggagctctgcctgtctctgcctcccctgcgTGGGCATTGCGAGCACACACTGCCACGCATGGGTTTAGGGGTTTGAACTGAGGTCTCCATGGTTGCTTAGCAAGCACCTCGCTTACGGAGATATCCCCTCAGCCCCAGTGTTTGACACGACTGAATTCCAGCCTTTACCAGGCTTACCTCTGGCGAACCCGGTGCTTCTCGTTTTGAGAGGAATtgggatcatttttttttcctattgcacTTTAAATCGTTTtgaggggggggggttatggAAGCAATGAGTGAATGAACTAAATTCAAGAATATCATAGGATACATCCGAAGCAAAATACAAAATGAGACATCATATATGCAGCATAGGAATGAGTAAGCAAATGTTGTCTGTTGAATACATAtatactttgtttgtttgagacagggcttctctgtgtagccctggctgtcctggaacccactctgtagaccaagctagcctcaaactcagagagccaccctcttctgcctcccaagtgctgggactaaagatgtgtatCAACACACCTGGCCTGTATTTTGTTTGTGGATccataaaatgaaagagaaaccaGGCAGAGTGGCGCGTGCTtttcatcccagcacctgggaagcagaggcaggtgaatctctgggagtttgaggtcagcttggtctatatagtaagttccaggacaactagggctatatagtgagactatctaaaaataccaaaattgACTAATTacaatgggggggtgggggagagagagagagagagagaggccaagcAAGGTGGTACAGATCTGTAATACCTCCactgagaaggctgaggcaggaggatcatgagtagtctgggctatgtagcaagttccatACCAGCCCAAACCACTTAGTGAGACCTTGTATGAAGGAAGCAAGGTCTAGGGAGAACAGCTTGATGGGAGAGCGCTTGCCGCACACTAACACCCTGACATTGAGCCgcagggagaaaggggaggtgTTTAAGGGCTTCAATCTGTGAATACAGCCCTCAGCACCTCTCACGTGCCTGCTTGACCAGGTCTTCCTGCCTCGATGGATTACACGATGGAGCCCAACGTCACGATGACCGACTACTACCCTGATTTCTTCACCGCCCCCTGTGACGCAGAGTTCCTCCTCAGGGGCAGCATGCTGTATCTGGCCATCTTGTACTGCGTCTTGTTTGTGCTGGGCCTTCTGGGGAACAGCCTGGTCATCTTAGTCCTCGTGGGCTGCAAGAAACTGAGGAGCATCACAGATATCTACCTCCTGAACCTGGCCGCATCCGACCTGCTCTTTGTCCTCTCTATTCCTTTTCAGACCCACAACCTGCTGGACCAGTGGGTGTTTGGGACTGCGATGTGTAAGGTGGTCTCTGGCCTTTATTACATTGGTTTTTTCAGCAGTATGTTCTTCATCACCCTAATGAGTGTGGACAGGTATCTGGCTATTGTCCACGCTGTCTATGCCATCAAGGTGAGGACGGCCAGCGTGGGCACAGCCCTGAGTCTGACAGTGTGGCTGGCTGCTGTCACAGCCACCATCCCCTTGATGGTTTTTTACCAAGTGGCCTCTGAAGACGGCATGCTACAATGTTTCCAGTTTTATGAAGAGCAGTCTTTGAGGTGGAAGCTCTTTACCCACTTTGAAATCAACGCCTTGGGTCTGCTGCTCCCCTTTGCCATCCTCCTGTTCTGCTATGTCAGGATCCTGCAGCAGCTGCGGGGCTGCCTGAACCACAACAGGACCAGAGCCATCAAGCTGGTGCTCACCGTAGTCATTGTGTCTTTACTCTTCTGGGTCCCATTCAACGTGGCCCTTTTCCTCACGTCCCTGCACGACCTGCACATCTTGGATGGATGTGCCACGAGGCAGAGGCTGGCTCTGGCCATCCATGTCACAGAGGTCATCTCTTTTACCCACTGCTGCGTGAACCCCGTCATCTACGCGTTCATAGGAGAGAAGTTTAAGAAACACCTCATGGATGTGTTTCAAAAGAGCTGCAGCCACATCTTCCTCTACTTAGGGAGACAAATGCCCGTGGGGGCGTTGGAAAGGCAGCTGTCCTCGAACCAGCGATCTTCCCATTCTTCCACCCTGGATGACATCTTGTAAGGGGAGTGTGCAGGGCAGGCAGACTCCACCTGCATTGCCCTTCCTGGCCCCaatcttctcccctccccccactcacgtctcccttcccctccttttcccACTTCTGGTTTAcagaaacagagtctcactatggagcccagtctggctttgaactctcaaccttgttgcctcagcctcctgaacgcTGGACCAGCACCATCCTACTTTAAAAGAGATAGAATACATGGTTTTCTTCCTTGAAAAATGTGACCTCCTAGTTTTGGGATTTTTGTGCTTGTGTCTATGACAAATAATATCTTGTagtttttctcatttataatgATCCGTCCTGGTTTGGTTTCCTAAAGTGTATTGACAAATACTCCTACTCtcaggagctgaggagatggctctgcagcTAAAGGCACTTGTTCTTACTCTGAGAACTggacccaggggctggagagatggctcagtggttaagagcaccgactgctcttccgaaggtcctgagttcaaatcccagcaaccacatggtggctcacaaccatccataatgagatctgacgccctcttctggtgcgtctgaagatagctacagcgtacttagatataataataaataaatcttaggaaaaaaaaaaagaaaaaaaaaaagagaactggacccagttctcagcacccacatggtggttcaaaccatctgcaactccagtttcaggggatctggcgTCCCCGTCTGGTTCTGTGGACTCTAGGAACACATATAGGGAGCATACATaactgcaggcaaaacacttatacacatagaatagagtaaaataaaatctattctctgaaatggtaaaaaaaaaaaggtatttgtgTGAAAAAATGGCATTACTTgctctttgaaggtttgatacaACTTATTAATAAACCAATCCAGGGTACTTCTGTACAAAGATTTGCATTTAATTACCAAATGGAAGCGTTCAGCCTTTTTATCTGCTTGTGGTTTGTAAGAAATTCTGCTATTCTCCTTAAGTTCACAAGTACATGAGTACGAATTCTTGAcaattaattttgttgaacaATCTTTTTGTAGTATGAGGGTGTCCCTTTCTGGTCCTGATACTGATCATTGtggctcccccccccacccccgtctcctcctcccctccctccctcccctctcctagaTCAGTTTTGTAGGACTTATCTGTTGCTTAAATCTCTGCATCGAGCCAGCCTTTGGCCTCGCTGACTTCCTGTCTCCTCTGCTCgttgatttctgtttttattttcatttcacctATTTGCTTTGAGCCTGGTTTTTATATGGGCTCCTGGAATCGTCTATTGTCTCAGTATTCACTTGGGGTGCATTTTACACATTTTAAGTTTGGTCTTAGCCAGAAGTCTGAGAAGTAGTCGTCTACTCCTGCCTTAGccactgttctactgctgtgaagagacgccgtggctaaagcaacttatagaagaagacatttaactgggggcttgttCAAAGCTTCAGAGGGTTTATCACCATGGCGGGGAGCAGggtggcaggcagggaggcatgGTGAGAGAAGCAGCTAGGAGCTTTCCATCCTGATccacagccaggagagagagagagagagagagagagagagagagagagagagacagagacagagacagagacacagaggagagacacagagagacagagagacagagagagacagagagacagcgcTTCTTCAACAAGGCaacacaccttctaatccttttcaACACTTCACCACCAACTGGGGGCTAAGtatgcaaatatatgagcctatggggctcaCTTAAACCACCACAACCAGCAGAAATGTTATTATATCAAGAATTCAAATTATTCTGGAAAGTAAAGAAGAATTCATAACattgagaagaaaaaaaccacGACAACTTCATACAGTATTTACTTACACTCTTCTCAGAGAACATACACATAGGGTTTTATTCCTTTAAGATATATCAAGAATTATTTTATGATGCAAGACATGGTTTCCATTCACCCGTGAAGGTAACAGGTTGCTTCTGCAGGTAGCTAGTCACGCAGTTCGAGGCTTCTGTGTTCTCgctctttttctgatttttttttcctttctgcagCTATCTTGTTGCTTTTGTGAATCGGGGAGTTTAATGAGGGTTGCTTTCAGAGGTCTGTGGGTGAAGAGCGTTTTGCAGGAACAAGAGCAACTACCACTGGtcacatcactgaagaaaatgtctgccCACTAAGACTTTTGTactctttatttgtttaaaacaacttttatttttatttttatttttatttattttttatttttggttttttgagacaaggtttctctgtatagccctggctgtcctggaactcactttgttgaccaagctggcctcgaactcccaagtactgggactaaaagtgtgtgcCGCCACCACCCGGCACAActgtta
This portion of the Mus musculus strain C57BL/6J chromosome 9, GRCm38.p6 C57BL/6J genome encodes:
- the Ccr8 gene encoding C-C chemokine receptor type 8, whose amino-acid sequence is MDYTMEPNVTMTDYYPDFFTAPCDAEFLLRGSMLYLAILYCVLFVLGLLGNSLVILVLVGCKKLRSITDIYLLNLAASDLLFVLSIPFQTHNLLDQWVFGTAMCKVVSGLYYIGFFSSMFFITLMSVDRYLAIVHAVYAIKVRTASVGTALSLTVWLAAVTATIPLMVFYQVASEDGMLQCFQFYEEQSLRWKLFTHFEINALGLLLPFAILLFCYVRILQQLRGCLNHNRTRAIKLVLTVVIVSLLFWVPFNVALFLTSLHDLHILDGCATRQRLALAIHVTEVISFTHCCVNPVIYAFIGEKFKKHLMDVFQKSCSHIFLYLGRQMPVGALERQLSSNQRSSHSSTLDDIL